Proteins from a single region of Candidatus Parcubacteria bacterium:
- a CDS encoding ATP cone domain-containing protein (Derived by automated computational analysis using gene prediction method: Protein Homology.) encodes MPKNLPAITKIRKRSGEIVRFDSGRIENAITKAFEEVGQETNGFAKKISAQVELHLKRMKKFSDEKNFIPHVEMIQDLVEEELMRNDFPKVAKAYILYRQKRADVRKRNLEIPEHVQKLTEESKKYFKNPLSEFIFYRSYSRWIDEEQRRETWIETVDRYLSYMKKNLKDALTEKEYGELREAILNQEIMPSMRLMQFSGKAADRTNACAYNCSYIAPENFQDIAEIMYVSMCGTGVGWSVESQNVEKFPQILNQSGKKPSTFVVPDSKEGWADALALGMKIWAAGEDIIFDYSQLRPAGARLMTMGGKSSGPEPLRQLLDFTRKKMLNRQGRRLRNIDLHDIICMIGYCVVSGGVRRSAMISLSDLDDDDIRDAKKGQFYLTESQRSLANNSAVYLKKPTNEEFMDEWTALMKSGSGERGIFNRGSLVKTLPKRRLDLLHEQSGFFDAHGNMVGQMGTNPCGEIILQSKQFCNLTEVVARHNDTEESLLRKVRLAAILGTYQSTLTYFPYLSKAWKKNCEAERLLGVSVTGQWDSKVSRQAEVLERLKKESIRVNKEYAKRFGIQASSSVTCVKPSGTVSQLVDCASGMHARYAPYYIRRVRISATDSLFKMLRDQGIPYKPEVGQAYEDASTFVFEFPVKAPKGSIFGDDLNALEQLEHWKKVKLNFTEHNPSVTITVGDEEWIGVANWVYENWDIIGGLSFLPRTNHVYELAPYEAIDEKRYEELLEKFRSMDFAQIISYEKQDETEVKKELACAGGACEIN; translated from the coding sequence ATGCCTAAAAATTTGCCCGCAATCACAAAAATCCGGAAACGGAGTGGTGAGATTGTCAGATTTGATAGCGGTCGCATCGAAAATGCGATCACTAAAGCTTTTGAAGAAGTCGGCCAAGAAACCAATGGCTTCGCTAAGAAAATTAGCGCCCAAGTGGAGCTTCATCTAAAGCGCATGAAAAAGTTTTCCGATGAAAAAAACTTTATTCCTCATGTTGAGATGATCCAAGACTTAGTGGAAGAGGAATTGATGCGCAATGATTTTCCGAAAGTAGCTAAGGCTTATATTTTATACCGCCAGAAACGAGCCGATGTGAGAAAGCGCAACCTTGAAATTCCGGAGCACGTTCAAAAATTAACTGAGGAAAGTAAAAAATATTTTAAAAATCCTTTATCAGAATTCATTTTTTACCGCAGCTATTCACGCTGGATTGACGAGGAGCAACGTCGCGAGACTTGGATTGAAACCGTTGACCGCTACTTAAGCTACATGAAAAAGAATCTTAAGGATGCGCTCACGGAAAAAGAATATGGCGAACTACGCGAGGCCATTTTAAATCAGGAAATTATGCCTTCGATGCGGCTGATGCAATTCTCTGGTAAAGCCGCTGATCGCACCAATGCTTGTGCTTATAACTGTTCTTATATTGCGCCGGAAAATTTTCAAGACATTGCCGAGATTATGTATGTTTCTATGTGTGGCACCGGTGTCGGTTGGTCCGTGGAAAGTCAGAATGTTGAAAAATTCCCTCAGATCTTAAATCAAAGTGGCAAAAAACCCAGCACTTTTGTGGTTCCGGATAGTAAAGAGGGCTGGGCTGATGCTTTGGCTTTAGGGATGAAAATTTGGGCCGCCGGTGAAGATATTATTTTTGATTATTCGCAGTTACGGCCGGCCGGGGCGCGGCTGATGACCATGGGTGGTAAAAGTTCCGGCCCCGAACCGCTTCGCCAACTCTTAGATTTTACGCGCAAAAAGATGTTAAACCGCCAAGGACGCCGGCTGCGCAATATTGATTTGCACGATATTATTTGTATGATTGGTTACTGTGTTGTTTCTGGTGGTGTTCGCCGCAGTGCCATGATCTCGCTATCGGATTTAGATGATGACGATATTCGCGATGCTAAAAAAGGCCAATTTTACCTAACCGAATCACAACGAAGCTTGGCCAATAACTCCGCCGTTTATCTTAAAAAACCGACCAACGAAGAGTTTATGGATGAGTGGACTGCACTGATGAAATCCGGCTCGGGCGAACGGGGAATATTCAATCGCGGCTCACTTGTTAAAACTCTGCCGAAACGCCGCTTAGATCTTTTGCATGAGCAGTCCGGCTTTTTTGATGCCCATGGCAATATGGTCGGCCAAATGGGCACTAACCCCTGTGGTGAAATTATCCTCCAGTCCAAGCAATTCTGTAATTTAACTGAAGTGGTTGCTCGTCATAATGACACCGAAGAATCATTACTAAGGAAGGTTCGCTTAGCGGCCATCTTAGGAACTTATCAATCTACCCTCACTTATTTTCCTTACCTTTCTAAAGCTTGGAAAAAGAACTGTGAAGCTGAACGCCTGCTCGGCGTTTCGGTGACCGGACAATGGGATTCTAAAGTTAGCCGTCAAGCGGAAGTTTTAGAAAGACTTAAGAAGGAATCAATTAGGGTTAATAAAGAATACGCCAAACGTTTTGGCATTCAAGCTTCTAGTTCGGTTACTTGCGTGAAGCCTTCTGGCACTGTTTCCCAGTTGGTTGATTGTGCTTCCGGTATGCATGCGCGCTATGCTCCTTACTACATCCGCCGCGTTCGCATCTCCGCTACCGATTCGCTATTTAAGATGTTGCGCGACCAGGGAATCCCTTACAAGCCGGAAGTTGGACAAGCCTATGAAGATGCTAGCACTTTTGTCTTCGAGTTCCCGGTTAAAGCTCCAAAGGGCTCAATCTTCGGTGATGATTTAAACGCCTTAGAACAATTGGAGCACTGGAAGAAGGTTAAATTAAACTTTACTGAACATAACCCCTCCGTGACCATCACGGTCGGTGACGAGGAATGGATTGGTGTCGCTAATTGGGTCTATGAGAATTGGGATATTATTGGTGGTCTTTCCTTCTTGCCGCGCACCAATCATGTTTACGAGTTAGCCCCTTATGAAGCGATTGATGAGAAGAGATATGAAGAGCTTTTGGAGAAATTCCGGAGTATGGATTTTGCCCAAATTATCAGTTATGAAAAACAGGATGAAACCGAGGTTAAAAAAGAATTGGCCTGTGCCGGTGGCGCCTGTGAGATAAATTAA
- the yidD gene encoding membrane protein insertion efficiency factor YidD (Derived by automated computational analysis using gene prediction method: Protein Homology.), with product MNDKFIFWYWPRNLGIAAIKLYQKTISPDHGVFKGRWPYGYCRFTPSCSDYGIAALEKYGAIKGGLMTIRRILRCNPWNEGGHDPLK from the coding sequence ATGAATGACAAATTTATTTTTTGGTACTGGCCGAGGAACTTAGGTATCGCCGCGATTAAGCTTTACCAAAAAACCATCTCTCCTGATCATGGTGTTTTTAAGGGGCGCTGGCCTTATGGCTATTGTCGGTTTACGCCCTCTTGTTCAGACTACGGTATTGCCGCTCTAGAAAAATATGGCGCCATTAAAGGTGGCTTAATGACAATCCGGCGAATTTTGCGCTGTAATCCTTGGAATGAAGGCGGTCACGATCCGCTTAAATAG
- a CDS encoding hypothetical protein (Derived by automated computational analysis using gene prediction method: GeneMarkS-2+.): protein MMGTIIVIILAVVAAFVLFPLSVLRLFSGVIVYAQDRILLNLDPKTGDSSVWIDRLEKNGYGLSSTARDIFIAARNEESSSELMGITILKNKKGRLAEIREEAKARGLLSATVEVAALLRERISDHDLRDMKLDRLIIMHSAYVDRYGVRHLLCIRRDVHSFAYKTIGTFIEKEEVSIFSKRTGYVFLSPEAEKRCFSFGDYLLKTT from the coding sequence ATGATGGGAACTATAATTGTTATTATTTTAGCGGTGGTCGCGGCTTTTGTTTTATTCCCGCTTTCCGTGCTCCGGCTTTTTTCGGGGGTGATTGTTTATGCCCAGGATCGGATTCTTTTGAATTTGGATCCTAAAACTGGAGATTCGTCGGTGTGGATTGATCGTCTTGAAAAAAATGGCTACGGGCTTTCCTCGACGGCCCGCGATATTTTTATCGCCGCCAGAAACGAAGAGTCCAGTTCGGAGCTAATGGGAATTACGATTTTGAAAAACAAGAAGGGTCGTCTTGCGGAAATTAGAGAAGAAGCAAAGGCGCGAGGCTTACTGTCGGCCACGGTTGAGGTCGCCGCTCTTTTAAGAGAGCGAATAAGTGATCATGATTTAAGAGACATGAAGCTTGATCGTTTGATTATTATGCACTCCGCCTATGTTGATCGTTATGGGGTTAGGCATTTGTTGTGCATTCGTAGGGATGTCCACTCTTTTGCTTATAAAACTATCGGGACCTTCATTGAAAAAGAAGAGGTCAGCATTTTTTCCAAGCGAACCGGCTATGTATTTTTAAGCCCCGAAGCGGAAAAAAGATGTTTTTCTTTCGGTGATTACCTTCTCAAAACCACTTAA
- a CDS encoding hypothetical protein (Derived by automated computational analysis using gene prediction method: GeneMarkS-2+.), which translates to MNESRKKLTECQIGALVKKFREVKKRIDKQSLGYQSTLSELQLLTEGQGWIMVAAQRNGLELMAPENGGLEGMPCRNIVDEQLLVYQIFLLQQKTEDLLEQGSLNYEETIRSLQGIIENQGYLMRQVIEGKAKISQPGKIHFNSAPKKISGYQASFHNLKEPIFFDEKAFKFVTPSQVKNGLSPFLCKLRDYSPNANIFDFLLENESLVPESWYQRYICSLGTIYWDEYEDTPYIKALACDPGQMRWELIPLDSDFDEKFSFLIYSDAHGQLK; encoded by the coding sequence ATGAACGAAAGTAGAAAGAAATTAACCGAGTGCCAAATTGGCGCTTTAGTTAAAAAGTTTAGAGAAGTGAAGAAGCGGATTGATAAACAGTCGCTCGGCTATCAAAGTACTCTCTCTGAACTACAGTTGTTAACCGAAGGTCAGGGGTGGATAATGGTCGCCGCCCAAAGAAATGGCTTGGAACTTATGGCGCCGGAAAATGGTGGCCTCGAGGGAATGCCCTGCCGGAATATTGTTGATGAACAGCTCTTGGTCTATCAAATCTTTTTGCTTCAGCAGAAAACTGAAGATTTGCTAGAGCAAGGCTCTTTAAATTACGAAGAAACAATTCGCTCTTTGCAGGGAATTATTGAAAATCAGGGCTATCTGATGCGCCAGGTGATTGAAGGGAAAGCGAAAATTTCTCAGCCCGGGAAAATTCATTTTAACAGTGCTCCCAAAAAGATTTCTGGCTATCAAGCTTCTTTTCACAATCTTAAAGAGCCAATTTTTTTTGATGAAAAAGCTTTTAAATTTGTGACGCCGAGTCAAGTAAAAAATGGCCTGAGCCCCTTTTTATGTAAACTCCGCGATTATTCGCCGAACGCCAATATTTTTGACTTCCTCTTAGAGAACGAGAGTCTTGTTCCTGAGTCGTGGTACCAAAGATATATTTGTTCGCTGGGCACCATCTATTGGGATGAATATGAGGACACCCCTTATATCAAAGCTTTAGCTTGTGATCCGGGGCAGATGCGCTGGGAGCTGATTCCTCTGGATTCAGATTTTGATGAAAAATTTTCCTTCTTGATTTACAGCGATGCTCACGGCCAACTAAAATAA
- a CDS encoding hypothetical protein (Derived by automated computational analysis using gene prediction method: GeneMarkS-2+.): protein MEPENSFKKTTTKRPFHYGPLLLLIALGLVMIAAAVLVTNDDGQRDISSGINLPADWVFSVTDTGESYSYPPRLETKYISSRDWSPTLIVLNAPYSCNPVGNESSPGIWKAEKTIDGRSYCVSTYSEGAAGTIYKNYSYYFPLAGQTGVISFFLGYPQCVNYDDPEKTACEKEQADFNLDALVEEIVKTITLSQTTIKDRLAVCLVASDWGSHDYCQALLDGIRNYDDCVAAGLKVDETNPNLCLTPDNRSFVNEANSTWPILLEAINNCEVEEAFQSHQEFVELTLKDGTKLSAYEPNIDDIFDAVDATNGKCGEIRLATE, encoded by the coding sequence ATGGAACCTGAAAATTCTTTTAAAAAAACCACCACCAAGAGACCCTTCCATTATGGGCCCCTTTTGCTTTTAATCGCCCTTGGTTTAGTGATGATCGCCGCCGCCGTTTTAGTGACAAATGATGACGGCCAGCGCGATATTTCTTCTGGAATTAATCTCCCCGCCGACTGGGTGTTTAGCGTTACCGATACCGGTGAATCCTACAGTTATCCGCCTAGACTTGAGACAAAATACATTTCTTCTCGAGACTGGTCACCAACATTAATTGTTTTAAATGCCCCTTATTCTTGTAATCCTGTCGGCAATGAGTCATCGCCGGGAATTTGGAAAGCTGAGAAGACAATTGATGGTCGTTCTTACTGCGTTTCCACTTATTCTGAGGGAGCGGCCGGCACCATCTACAAAAACTATAGTTATTATTTCCCCCTGGCCGGCCAAACCGGAGTTATTTCTTTCTTCCTTGGCTATCCGCAATGCGTTAACTATGACGACCCGGAGAAGACCGCTTGTGAAAAAGAGCAGGCTGATTTCAATCTTGACGCCTTAGTGGAAGAGATTGTTAAGACTATTACTCTTTCGCAAACCACTATTAAAGATCGTTTGGCTGTTTGTTTGGTTGCCAGCGATTGGGGCAGCCATGACTATTGTCAGGCTCTCTTAGATGGAATTAGAAATTATGATGATTGTGTGGCTGCTGGCTTAAAAGTTGATGAAACTAACCCCAATCTTTGCTTGACTCCTGATAACCGCTCTTTTGTAAACGAGGCCAATAGCACCTGGCCCATCCTCTTAGAAGCGATTAATAATTGTGAAGTGGAGGAGGCTTTTCAAAGTCATCAAGAATTTGTGGAGCTAACCTTAAAAGATGGCACTAAACTATCCGCTTACGAGCCGAACATTGACGATATTTTTGATGCTGTTGATGCTACTAACGGGAAGTGTGGGGAAATAAGGTTGGCGACTGAATAA
- a CDS encoding alpha-1,2-fucosyltransferase (Derived by automated computational analysis using gene prediction method: Protein Homology.), whose protein sequence is MKAVSNNPAGLIYKKINLLHKILRKIGLKTRFYLKKYYFENGVGFDSNILRLKDNIWLTGFFQSYKYFEDIVDILNEEFKLKTPLNTNLNITESESIFVHIRRGDYVSNSAANKFLGLCPLDYYERAVKFMRGKVKNPRFFIFSDDISWVQDYLKIEDAVYVSDGNLQDFEELALMSQCRHGVVANSSFSWWGAWLISNPTKIIIAPKQWFANDKADDSDLIPPNWLRF, encoded by the coding sequence ATTAAAGCGGTAAGTAATAATCCCGCTGGCCTTATTTATAAAAAAATAAACCTACTTCATAAAATATTAAGGAAAATTGGTTTAAAGACTCGATTTTATTTAAAAAAATATTATTTTGAAAATGGAGTCGGCTTTGATTCTAATATTTTACGGCTTAAAGATAATATTTGGCTAACAGGGTTTTTTCAAAGTTATAAATACTTTGAGGATATAGTGGATATTTTAAATGAAGAGTTTAAATTAAAAACTCCTTTAAATACTAATCTAAATATTACTGAATCTGAATCAATCTTTGTTCATATTCGTCGTGGTGATTATGTTTCAAATAGCGCCGCTAATAAATTTTTAGGTCTTTGTCCTTTGGATTACTACGAGCGAGCGGTCAAGTTTATGAGAGGGAAGGTAAAAAATCCTAGGTTTTTTATTTTTTCTGATGATATTTCTTGGGTTCAAGATTACCTAAAAATTGAAGATGCAGTTTACGTTTCCGATGGTAATCTCCAAGACTTTGAAGAGCTTGCTTTAATGAGCCAGTGCCGTCACGGTGTTGTCGCTAATAGCTCATTTTCTTGGTGGGGCGCATGGTTAATTAGTAACCCTACAAAAATAATAATCGCTCCAAAACAATGGTTTGCTAATGATAAGGCGGATGATAGCGATCTGATTCCGCCAAACTGGTTGAGATTTTAA
- a CDS encoding glycosyltransferase (Derived by automated computational analysis using gene prediction method: Protein Homology.) has protein sequence MISVIICTYNRSDLLSIAIKSVLLQTYKDIELIIIDDASTDDTGILIGSLTDERIKYYKNNINLGISKSRNLGISMARGEYIAMLDSDDYWLDNNKLQKQLNIFNQDSRVGLVGTGIICFNEKGIKIKEDIFKTQDNSIRKKILFKNQFAQSSVLFKKEVFNLVAGYDESLVVCEDFDLWLKIGRNFRLANIGEPLVAYLIHNEGISKKNKYKIAIVTNQIINKYKKDYPGYFKAKLKSILRIFLSLWSI, from the coding sequence ATGATTTCTGTTATTATTTGTACCTACAATCGTTCCGATTTACTTTCAATAGCTATAAAGAGTGTTTTATTACAGACCTATAAAGATATTGAGTTAATAATTATTGATGATGCTTCAACTGATGATACGGGAATTTTAATTGGTAGTTTAACTGATGAAAGGATTAAATATTATAAGAATAATATCAATTTAGGTATTTCTAAAAGTCGTAATTTAGGCATTTCCATGGCTAGGGGGGAATATATTGCCATGCTAGATAGTGATGATTATTGGTTAGATAATAATAAACTGCAAAAACAATTAAATATATTCAATCAAGATAGTAGAGTTGGGTTAGTTGGTACTGGCATTATTTGTTTTAATGAGAAGGGAATTAAAATAAAAGAAGATATTTTTAAAACTCAAGATAATTCAATTAGAAAAAAAATTTTATTTAAAAATCAATTTGCCCAATCCAGTGTTTTATTTAAAAAAGAAGTATTTAATTTAGTTGCTGGCTATGATGAATCTTTAGTTGTTTGTGAAGATTTCGATTTATGGTTAAAAATCGGACGCAATTTTAGATTGGCAAATATTGGCGAACCGCTTGTCGCTTATCTTATACATAATGAAGGGATTTCTAAAAAAAATAAGTATAAAATAGCGATTGTTACTAATCAAATAATTAATAAATATAAAAAAGATTATCCTGGCTACTTTAAGGCAAAATTAAAATCTATTTTAAGGATATTTTTAAGTTTATGGTCAATTTAA
- a CDS encoding FkbM family methyltransferase (Derived by automated computational analysis using gene prediction method: Protein Homology. GO_function: GO:0016740 - transferase activity [Evidence IEA]), which translates to MNSEERELLKEKVLKRHELYKINNNRFLRLVKDPIRTLFFYVLAIIARIHPYKVRVKTLWGDKMTYFLPEGQAILYYGFFEANLTIFLLNFLKKGDCFLDVGAHVGYYTVLCSRLVEDSGRVYSFEPTPRTFSSLKINTKESGNVIINNLAVLNEEKEINFIDYGPKFSAFNGFRKRTSDDTKFLRKNAIEIKVKTTVLDDYCKKHNITPTFIKIDAEGAEHLILEGMGYIMKELKPVISIEVAGEDEWKDNCRKSIDILLTNNYIAYECDVNGNLSLHKAKDKYVYDNLIFIHKDNAIGLAELVEK; encoded by the coding sequence ATGAATAGTGAGGAAAGGGAATTGTTAAAAGAAAAAGTTTTGAAAAGGCATGAGCTTTATAAAATAAATAATAATCGTTTTTTGAGGTTAGTTAAAGATCCAATTAGAACATTGTTTTTTTACGTTTTAGCCATAATAGCTCGAATTCATCCTTATAAAGTCAGGGTAAAAACTTTATGGGGTGATAAAATGACTTATTTTTTACCAGAAGGCCAGGCAATTCTTTATTATGGGTTTTTTGAAGCAAATTTAACTATTTTTTTATTAAATTTTCTCAAAAAGGGAGATTGTTTTTTAGATGTTGGTGCTCACGTTGGCTACTATACCGTTTTGTGCTCTCGGTTGGTTGAAGATTCTGGGCGTGTCTATAGTTTTGAGCCGACACCAAGAACTTTCTCATCTTTAAAAATAAACACAAAAGAAAGTGGTAATGTAATTATCAATAATCTCGCCGTTCTTAATGAGGAAAAAGAAATAAATTTTATAGATTATGGTCCTAAATTTAGTGCTTTTAATGGATTTAGAAAAAGAACATCTGACGACACTAAATTTTTGAGGAAGAATGCTATTGAGATAAAAGTTAAAACAACTGTTCTTGATGATTATTGTAAAAAACATAATATAACTCCAACATTTATTAAAATTGATGCTGAGGGCGCAGAACATCTTATTCTGGAAGGCATGGGTTATATTATGAAAGAATTAAAACCGGTTATTAGTATTGAGGTTGCTGGCGAGGATGAATGGAAGGATAATTGCCGTAAGTCTATTGATATTTTATTAACAAATAATTATATAGCATATGAGTGTGATGTGAATGGAAACCTTAGTTTACACAAAGCAAAAGATAAATATGTTTATGATAATTTAATTTTTATTCATAAAGATAATGCTATTGGGCTAGCAGAATTGGTAGAGAAATAA
- a CDS encoding glycosyltransferase (Derived by automated computational analysis using gene prediction method: Protein Homology. GO_function: GO:0016757 - glycosyltransferase activity [Evidence IEA]), whose amino-acid sequence MKILLVITKGEIGGAQSFILALAQGLKHKDHEVVVAFGEGDFLAEKLAPAGIKTIRLGSLKRSRNPFQILSFIKELKGVIKRESFDIVHLNSSNTLPGALAAKLCGPKPGVIFTVHGLSVLDENYKSSPLIKLGFKAFFKFFLRFTDKVVFVSEHNLNTAKKLGIAKKGVLIYNGLDFPSGYFKNREEARQFISDRLGEDLSQAYIIGSIGRLAFPKNYEFLIDSFSEILKIKPDAKGVIIGEGPEREKYETLIKEKGLERQFFLMGAVSEASRFIKAFNVFVLPSLYEGLSISLIEALKSGVPTIASDVGGNSEVVGQENCFEVNNLDDFLQLLFKDSSVLAATDRFSVAEMVEKYLEVYKNN is encoded by the coding sequence ATGAAGATTTTGTTGGTTATTACCAAAGGCGAAATAGGCGGGGCCCAGTCGTTTATTTTAGCTCTCGCTCAAGGACTTAAACATAAAGATCACGAAGTCGTGGTTGCTTTTGGTGAGGGTGATTTTTTGGCCGAGAAGCTAGCGCCGGCAGGAATAAAAACAATCAGATTAGGTAGCTTAAAGCGGAGCCGTAATCCTTTTCAAATCTTATCTTTTATTAAAGAGTTAAAAGGAGTTATTAAGAGAGAAAGCTTTGATATTGTTCATCTTAATAGCTCTAACACTTTACCCGGAGCCCTGGCCGCCAAGCTTTGCGGTCCTAAGCCAGGGGTTATTTTTACCGTTCACGGGCTATCGGTTTTAGATGAGAATTATAAAAGTAGTCCTTTGATAAAATTAGGGTTTAAGGCTTTTTTCAAATTCTTTCTAAGGTTTACCGACAAGGTGGTTTTTGTTAGTGAGCATAATTTAAATACTGCCAAAAAATTAGGCATCGCCAAAAAAGGCGTTCTAATTTATAACGGCTTAGATTTCCCGAGTGGTTATTTTAAAAACCGAGAAGAGGCGCGACAATTTATTTCTGATCGCCTTGGCGAGGATCTTAGCCAAGCTTATATTATTGGCTCTATTGGTCGCCTAGCTTTTCCAAAAAATTATGAATTTTTAATTGATTCTTTCTCCGAGATATTAAAAATAAAACCTGATGCCAAAGGAGTAATAATTGGTGAAGGTCCGGAGCGAGAAAAGTATGAAACACTTATCAAAGAAAAAGGTTTAGAGCGGCAGTTTTTTTTAATGGGCGCAGTTTCTGAAGCCAGCCGCTTTATTAAAGCTTTTAATGTCTTTGTTTTACCCTCTCTTTATGAAGGTTTATCTATTTCTCTTATTGAAGCCTTGAAGTCGGGCGTGCCGACTATCGCCAGTGATGTTGGTGGCAATAGTGAGGTAGTTGGTCAAGAGAATTGTTTTGAAGTAAATAACTTAGATGATTTTCTGCAGCTGTTATTTAAAGATAGCTCAGTGCTAGCCGCTACTGATAGGTTTTCTGTTGCCGAGATGGTAGAAAAATATTTAGAGGTTTATAAAAATAATTAA
- a CDS encoding helix-turn-helix transcriptional regulator (Derived by automated computational analysis using gene prediction method: Protein Homology. GO_function: GO:0003677 - DNA binding [Evidence IEA]) produces the protein MPGKNKELGVNLKECRLQQGLTQEDLAVRVGVRRETIVFLEQGKYNPSLKLALTIAAELATPIDKLFYLEEGVENRNIKNKLV, from the coding sequence ATGCCTGGAAAAAATAAGGAGCTAGGCGTCAATTTAAAAGAGTGTCGCTTGCAGCAGGGGTTAACCCAGGAAGATCTGGCGGTGCGGGTTGGGGTGCGGCGGGAGACCATTGTTTTTTTAGAACAAGGGAAGTACAATCCCTCGCTAAAATTAGCGCTCACGATTGCCGCCGAGCTCGCTACGCCGATTGATAAACTTTTCTATTTGGAGGAGGGGGTGGAAAATAGGAATATTAAAAACAAACTGGTATAA
- a CDS encoding DUF2178 domain-containing protein (Derived by automated computational analysis using gene prediction method: Protein Homology.), whose amino-acid sequence MTKKTYQIYRLLLIVFVSAGISVSLSLRNWYLAVAMVIAAWGLLYILRRRVADVLADERDYQLAGRAATYAISIYSGVCALVGMVLYVSYPDNSYLFSLANFLFYSACFLMILYSILFRIYAWKK is encoded by the coding sequence ATGACCAAAAAAACTTATCAAATCTACCGATTACTGCTGATTGTTTTTGTCTCTGCGGGCATCAGCGTTTCTTTGTCACTTCGTAACTGGTACTTGGCGGTCGCAATGGTGATTGCTGCTTGGGGGCTACTCTATATTTTACGCCGCCGTGTCGCCGATGTTTTAGCCGATGAACGCGATTATCAGTTGGCTGGCCGAGCGGCCACTTACGCCATTAGCATCTATAGCGGAGTTTGCGCCCTGGTCGGAATGGTGCTTTATGTCAGTTATCCTGATAATTCATATTTATTTTCTCTCGCCAATTTTCTCTTTTACTCCGCCTGCTTCCTGATGATTCTTTATTCCATTTTATTCAGAATCTATGCCTGGAAAAAATAA
- a CDS encoding hypothetical protein (Derived by automated computational analysis using gene prediction method: GeneMarkS-2+.), protein MKEEFIKILSIVSALGIAVAIIAYVISLFAPSAILDTISAVGFCLFILPMFGLIFALPAGLVADGEEFISFWGKVGLFSLFYLFLFPFITMLMVIATDAIFHFLPDIHEAMSSGADRLAVQEMRAEARSLSFIIGGIAYGAMILAGLIYRAFTKKAEA, encoded by the coding sequence ATGAAAGAAGAATTCATTAAAATCTTAAGCATTGTTTCTGCGCTCGGAATTGCCGTTGCTATTATCGCCTATGTCATTAGTTTATTTGCTCCGAGTGCCATCCTAGACACTATTAGTGCCGTTGGCTTTTGCCTCTTTATCCTCCCGATGTTTGGCTTGATCTTTGCCCTACCAGCGGGATTGGTAGCAGATGGCGAAGAATTTATTTCTTTCTGGGGTAAAGTCGGGCTTTTCTCATTGTTTTATCTATTCCTGTTCCCATTCATCACCATGTTAATGGTTATCGCGACTGACGCGATCTTCCACTTCTTGCCCGACATTCATGAAGCGATGTCTTCCGGAGCGGATAGACTAGCCGTTCAAGAGATGAGGGCGGAAGCTAGGTCGCTTTCCTTTATAATCGGAGGGATCGCGTACGGGGCAATGATACTGGCCGGTCTGATTTACAGAGCATTTACCAAAAAGGCAGAAGCTTAA